Within the Bradyrhizobium ottawaense genome, the region CCTCGACGATCTCGCCAGCGCCACCTTCCGCGCCGACCTCGCCAGCCTGCGCCACGAGACCCAGTATACGAGGCTGTTCCGGTCATGACGAGGCGACGCACTCTCAGCCCGTCGTCCCCGCGAACGCGGGGACCCATAGTCACCGGCCATGATAGTTGCGGCAGACGTCCGCCATGCAGCCCTACAGATAGTTCACGCGGTATGGGTCCCTGCGCCCGTGCGCAATTGCGCACTAATAACTTGGAGAGCGCCCCAGATGTCTAATTCTCATGGACCGCTTCGGATCGGCGTCGGCGGCCCCGTCGGCTCCGGCAAGACCGCGCTGATGGACCTGCTCTGCAAATCGATGCGGGAGCGCTACGACATCGCCGCGATCACCAACGACATCTACACCAAATGGGATGCCGAGTTTCTGGTGCGGTCGGGCTCGCTGACGCCAGATCGCATCGCCGGCGTCGAGACCGGCGGCTGCCCGCATACCGCGATCCGCGAGGACGCCTCAATGAATCTCGCCGCTATCGCCGACATGCGCGCGAAATTCCCCAACCTCGATCTGGTGCTGATCGAGTCCGGCGGCGACAATCTGGCCGCGACTTTCTCGCCCGAACTCGCCGACCTCACGATCTACGTCATCGACGTCGCGGCGGGCGACAAGATCCCCTCCAAGGGCGGCCCCGGCATTACCCGATCCGACCTCCTGGTGATCAACAAGATCGATCTCGCGCCGCATGTCGGCGCGTCGCTGGAGAAGATGGACACCGATGCGAAGCGGATGCGCGGTGAACGCCCGTTCGTGATGACCAATCTGAAGAAGAGCGAGGGGCTCGATCGCATCATCGCCTTCATTGAGACCAAGGGCGGGCTCCGCCCGGCCGCGAAGGCCAAGGTCGGCTGACGCCGGGCCGGGTCTTGCGACCGGCGACGCGCGTTAACCATTTGGGCGCTCGCTGCGGGTGTTTCGAAAATATCTCAAATTCGCGGGAACCAAATCGACCCGGCGCGATTAGCAACCTCTGGCCCCGCAAAACCAGCGTTAGCGGCGGCCAGCATTGTTACCCGCTGCCACCCCTCTCTCTGTTGCGTGCCGATGATCGCTCCTTCATATTCCGCCGCGGCCGGCGTTCGCTGCCGCGCGTTGCTGCCACGGCAGGTCCGAGAGTTGTTTTTTCGTTTTCGCCCACTTTTCATTCCCGAGTAAGCGAGTGGTCCGGCTGGGATTCATCATCGGCTTTATCGCACTGATCGGGGTCATGCTCTCCGGTTTTGCGGCCTATCGCGTCCACGATCAGGAACTGCAGATCGAGGGGATCGCGCTGGCGCGCGCGATCGACGTCCACGCCAGTCTGGTGCAGGATCGCCTGACCGAGCGCGAATTG harbors:
- the ureG gene encoding urease accessory protein UreG — translated: MSNSHGPLRIGVGGPVGSGKTALMDLLCKSMRERYDIAAITNDIYTKWDAEFLVRSGSLTPDRIAGVETGGCPHTAIREDASMNLAAIADMRAKFPNLDLVLIESGGDNLAATFSPELADLTIYVIDVAAGDKIPSKGGPGITRSDLLVINKIDLAPHVGASLEKMDTDAKRMRGERPFVMTNLKKSEGLDRIIAFIETKGGLRPAAKAKVG